One segment of Xanthomonas oryzae pv. oryzae DNA contains the following:
- the aroA gene encoding 3-phosphoshikimate 1-carboxyvinyltransferase, with amino-acid sequence MSSNTHHWIARRGTALQGSLAIPGDKSVSHRAVMFAALADGVSQIDGFLEGEDTRSTAAIFAKLGVRIETPSASQRIVHGVGVDGLQPPTGALDCGNAGTGMRLLAGLLAAQRFDSVLVGDESLSKRPMRRVTGPLAQMGARIDTQDDGTPPLRVHGGQALHGIDFVSPVASAQVKSAVLLAGLYAQGETSVTEPHPTRDYSERMLSAFGVDIDFSPGSARLRGGQRLRATDIAVPADFSSAAFFIVAASIVPDSEVVLRAVGLNPRRTGLLAALRLMGADISEENHAEHGGEPVADLRVRYAPLRGAQIPEALVPDMIDEFPALFVAATAASGQTVVTGAAELRVKESDRLAAMATGLRTLGVQVDETPDGATIHGGSIGSGVIESHGDHRIAMAFAIAGQLSSGSVRVNDVANVATSFPGFDTLAQGAGFGLEAAESG; translated from the coding sequence ATGAGTAGCAACACGCACCATTGGATCGCCCGACGCGGCACCGCATTGCAGGGCAGCCTGGCCATTCCGGGCGACAAATCGGTCTCGCACCGCGCGGTGATGTTCGCCGCGCTTGCCGACGGCGTTTCGCAGATCGACGGCTTTCTCGAAGGCGAAGACACGCGCTCCACTGCGGCCATCTTCGCCAAGCTCGGTGTGCGCATCGAGACGCCGTCGGCGTCGCAGCGCATCGTGCACGGCGTGGGAGTGGATGGACTGCAGCCGCCGACCGGAGCGCTGGATTGCGGGAATGCCGGCACCGGCATGCGCCTGTTGGCCGGCTTGCTGGCCGCGCAGCGCTTCGACAGCGTGCTGGTGGGCGACGAGTCGTTGTCCAAGCGGCCAATGCGGCGCGTGACCGGTCCGCTGGCGCAGATGGGCGCACGGATCGACACGCAGGACGACGGTACCCCGCCATTGCGCGTGCACGGTGGGCAGGCGTTGCATGGCATCGACTTCGTCTCGCCGGTTGCCAGTGCGCAGGTCAAGTCTGCGGTGCTGCTGGCGGGTCTCTATGCGCAAGGTGAGACATCGGTAACCGAGCCGCATCCCACCCGCGATTACAGCGAACGCATGTTGTCGGCGTTCGGCGTGGACATCGATTTTTCGCCGGGTAGCGCACGTTTGCGCGGCGGGCAGCGTCTGCGCGCGACCGATATCGCGGTCCCTGCGGATTTTTCGTCGGCAGCGTTCTTTATCGTGGCCGCCAGCATCGTTCCCGACTCGGAGGTCGTGCTGCGGGCGGTTGGCTTGAACCCGCGTCGCACCGGGCTGCTGGCCGCGTTGCGCCTGATGGGGGCGGATATCAGCGAAGAGAATCATGCCGAACATGGCGGCGAGCCGGTCGCCGATCTACGCGTGCGTTACGCGCCGTTGCGCGGCGCGCAGATTCCCGAAGCGCTGGTGCCGGACATGATCGATGAGTTTCCTGCCTTGTTCGTGGCTGCGACCGCGGCGAGCGGGCAGACCGTGGTCACCGGCGCTGCCGAATTGCGGGTCAAGGAATCTGATCGCCTGGCAGCCATGGCTACCGGCCTGCGCACGCTTGGCGTGCAGGTCGACGAAACGCCGGATGGTGCCACCATCCACGGCGGCAGCATCGGCAGCGGCGTGATCGAAAGCCATGGCGACCACCGCATTGCGATGGCATTCGCTATTGCCGGCCAACTGTCTAGCGGCAGCGTGCGGGTCAACGATGTGGCCAACGTGGCGACGTCGTTTCCGGGCTTCGACACCCTGGCGCAAGGCGCGGGATTTGGGCTGGAAGCGGCTGAGAGCGGCTAA
- the pheA gene encoding prephenate dehydratase, whose protein sequence is MAPKSNRPTSATGGKSKPARKSAGASVSKQAKTSADTSAIKTAAPVLADVRAKIDEIDRNIQALIAERANFAHQVGKAKGKLAAAVDYYRPEREAQVLRMVVDRNEGPLSDEVLVHVYREIMSACLAQQEPLKIGYLGPEGTFSQQAVLKHFGRSAVGLPMATIEEVFQEVEAGNADFGVVPVENSGQGTIQVTLDMFLTSNLKICGEVELRVHQYLLSRNGRLEDIERIYAHSQSFAQTAGWLRSHLPNVEKIAVSSNAEGARRARNAEDAAAIGGESAAHVYGLKKVIMKSIEDDDDNTTRFLVIGRQIFPSSGHDRTSVLVFIHDKPGALFDVLSPFARHGISMNRIESRPSHQDKWEYGFFIDLVGHVEDDAMKQALAELKAHAAQIKVLGSYPVAIP, encoded by the coding sequence ATGGCTCCCAAGTCCAACAGGCCCACGTCCGCCACTGGCGGCAAAAGCAAGCCAGCGAGAAAATCCGCGGGCGCTTCAGTCAGTAAGCAGGCAAAGACGTCTGCCGACACCTCTGCGATCAAGACAGCGGCGCCGGTGCTGGCCGATGTGCGTGCCAAGATCGACGAGATCGACCGCAACATCCAGGCGCTGATCGCCGAGCGCGCCAACTTTGCGCATCAGGTCGGCAAGGCCAAGGGCAAGCTTGCGGCGGCGGTGGATTACTACCGCCCCGAGCGCGAGGCGCAGGTGCTGCGCATGGTAGTGGACCGCAATGAAGGCCCACTCAGCGACGAAGTGCTGGTGCACGTCTACCGCGAAATCATGTCCGCGTGCCTAGCCCAGCAGGAGCCGCTGAAGATCGGTTACCTCGGCCCGGAAGGCACCTTCAGCCAGCAGGCGGTGCTCAAGCATTTCGGCCGCTCGGCGGTGGGGTTGCCGATGGCCACCATCGAAGAAGTGTTTCAGGAAGTGGAAGCCGGGAATGCCGACTTCGGCGTGGTGCCTGTGGAAAATTCCGGGCAGGGCACCATCCAGGTCACCCTGGACATGTTCCTGACCTCCAACCTGAAAATCTGCGGCGAAGTCGAGCTGCGCGTGCATCAGTATCTGCTCTCGCGCAACGGCCGGCTGGAAGACATCGAACGCATCTACGCGCATTCGCAATCGTTCGCACAGACCGCCGGCTGGCTGCGTTCGCACCTGCCCAATGTGGAGAAGATCGCCGTTTCCAGCAATGCCGAAGGCGCACGCCGCGCACGCAATGCAGAAGATGCGGCAGCCATCGGCGGCGAAAGCGCCGCGCATGTGTATGGCTTGAAGAAAGTCATCATGAAGTCGATTGAGGACGACGACGACAACACCACGCGCTTTTTGGTGATCGGGCGGCAGATCTTCCCCTCCTCCGGGCACGACCGCACCTCGGTGCTGGTATTTATTCACGACAAGCCGGGCGCGTTGTTCGACGTGCTCAGCCCGTTCGCGCGCCACGGCATCAGCATGAACCGCATCGAGTCGCGGCCCTCGCATCAGGACAAGTGGGAGTACGGCTTCTTCATCGATCTGGTCGGCCATGTCGAAGACGATGCGATGAAGCAGGCGCTGGCCGAACTGAAAGCGCATGCGGCACAGATCAAGGTGCTAGGGTCGTATCCGGTGGCCATTCCCTAG
- the serC gene encoding phosphoserine transaminase, with amino-acid sequence MTRAFNFSAGPATLPESVLRQAQAEMVEWNGVGASIVEISHRSADFMAVAAAAEADLRSLLSIPDDYAVMFTAGGATTIQALLPLNFAAPGQAADYVITGHWGKTAIKQASPYVDARIAADAETGGFIDIPPAASWTLSPHSAYVHITANETIHGVEFRDTPEVGTLPLFADFSSSIASEPLDISRYGLIYAGAQKNLGPVGISVVIVRRDLLERAGQPRADIFNYASHVARDSMLNTPPTWNWYLLGLTVKWMLEQGGVQEFARRNAEKAALVYGAIDGAGGFYRNLITPAVRSRMNIPFFLPDEQLDALFVSESKAAGLLALKGHKAVGGIRASLYNAMPLAGAQALANFMHDFQQRHG; translated from the coding sequence ATGACACGCGCGTTCAATTTCAGTGCCGGCCCTGCGACATTGCCGGAATCGGTCCTGCGGCAGGCGCAGGCGGAGATGGTCGAGTGGAACGGCGTTGGCGCCTCGATCGTGGAAATCAGCCACCGCAGCGCCGATTTCATGGCGGTGGCGGCGGCCGCCGAAGCCGATCTGCGCAGTTTGTTGTCGATTCCCGACGACTACGCAGTGATGTTCACCGCCGGTGGCGCCACCACCATCCAGGCGCTGCTGCCGCTGAACTTCGCGGCGCCCGGCCAGGCGGCCGACTACGTCATCACCGGGCATTGGGGCAAGACCGCGATCAAGCAGGCGTCCCCCTATGTGGATGCGCGTATCGCCGCCGACGCCGAGACCGGCGGCTTTATCGACATCCCGCCGGCGGCCAGCTGGACCTTGTCGCCGCACTCGGCCTATGTGCACATCACCGCCAACGAAACCATTCATGGCGTTGAGTTCCGCGATACGCCAGAGGTGGGCACGTTGCCGTTGTTTGCCGACTTCAGTTCGTCGATCGCCTCCGAGCCGCTGGATATCTCGCGCTATGGCCTGATCTACGCCGGTGCACAAAAGAATCTTGGTCCGGTCGGCATTTCGGTGGTGATCGTGCGGCGCGATCTGCTGGAACGTGCCGGGCAACCGCGCGCGGACATCTTCAATTACGCCTCGCACGTCGCGCGCGATTCGATGCTCAACACCCCGCCGACCTGGAACTGGTATCTGCTCGGGCTCACCGTGAAGTGGATGCTGGAGCAGGGCGGAGTGCAGGAATTCGCGCGCCGCAATGCCGAGAAGGCCGCGCTGGTGTATGGCGCCATCGATGGCGCCGGCGGCTTCTATCGCAACCTGATCACGCCGGCGGTGCGTTCGCGCATGAACATTCCTTTCTTTCTGCCGGACGAGCAGCTGGATGCGTTGTTCGTCAGCGAATCCAAGGCGGCCGGGCTGCTCGCGTTGAAGGGCCACAAGGCCGTCGGCGGCATTCGCGCCTCGCTGTACAACGCGATGCCGCTGGCTGGCGCGCAAGCGCTTGCGAACTTCATGCACGACTTCCAGCAGCGCCACGGCTGA
- the msrP gene encoding protein-methionine-sulfoxide reductase catalytic subunit MsrP, which translates to MSFRDAFKLPSSQITDEAVYRDRRRLLQVVALTPALGVAGCAEADPPPPPKTVVTPAQARSGFRTAEELTRLEDVTSYNNFYEFGTDKTDPSKAAKTLKLSPWTVKVSGECEKPGSLSLDELLKDITPEERIYRLRCVEGWSMVIPWTGVPLAEVLKRFAPTSKAKYVAFTTLADPQQMPGVRYRSINWPYREGLRIDEAMHPLTLLATGLYGKPLPQQNGAPLRLVVPWKYGFKSIKSIVEIRFVEKMPETAWHDLQPSEYGFFSNVNPAVDHPRWSQKTERRIAGTASKLFAERIATKPFNGYADQVASLYAGMDLKKWF; encoded by the coding sequence ATGTCGTTTCGCGATGCTTTCAAATTGCCGTCCAGCCAGATCACAGATGAGGCCGTTTATCGCGACCGTCGCCGGCTGCTGCAGGTAGTGGCGTTGACCCCGGCGCTGGGCGTGGCGGGGTGTGCCGAGGCCGATCCGCCGCCTCCGCCCAAGACCGTGGTGACGCCGGCGCAGGCGCGCAGTGGGTTTCGCACGGCTGAGGAGTTGACCCGGCTGGAAGACGTCACCAGCTACAACAACTTCTACGAGTTCGGTACCGACAAGACCGATCCGTCCAAGGCCGCCAAGACATTGAAGCTCTCGCCGTGGACGGTGAAGGTGAGCGGCGAGTGCGAGAAACCGGGCAGCCTGTCGCTGGACGAACTGCTCAAGGACATCACGCCGGAGGAACGCATTTATCGGCTGCGCTGCGTGGAAGGCTGGTCGATGGTGATCCCGTGGACGGGCGTGCCGTTGGCCGAGGTGCTCAAGCGCTTCGCGCCGACCTCCAAGGCCAAGTACGTCGCGTTCACCACGCTGGCCGACCCACAACAGATGCCCGGCGTGCGCTACCGCTCGATCAACTGGCCGTACCGTGAAGGCCTGCGCATCGACGAGGCGATGCACCCACTGACCCTGCTGGCCACCGGCCTGTACGGCAAGCCGCTACCGCAGCAGAACGGCGCGCCGTTGCGGCTGGTCGTGCCGTGGAAATATGGCTTCAAGAGCATCAAGTCGATCGTGGAAATCCGCTTCGTCGAAAAAATGCCCGAAACCGCCTGGCACGATCTGCAACCGTCCGAATACGGCTTCTTTTCCAACGTCAATCCGGCGGTGGACCACCCGCGCTGGAGTCAGAAGACCGAGCGCCGCATCGCCGGCACGGCCAGCAAACTGTTCGCCGAGCGTATCGCGACCAAACCCTTCAACGGGTACGCCGATCAGGTCGCTTCGTTGTACGCGGGCATGGATCTGAAAAAGTGGTTCTAG
- the msrQ gene encoding protein-methionine-sulfoxide reductase heme-binding subunit MsrQ — MAKTSTSVIVAKTLVHAAALAPIALLGWQFWQVWQSGSDALGADPVAEIEHRTGLWALRFLLITLAITPLRQLTGQAVLIRFRRMLGLYAFFYATVHLAAYLTLDLRGFWTQIFEEILKRPYITVGFAAWLLLMPLAITSTQGWMRRLKRNWGRVHMLIYPIGLLAVLHFWWLVKSDIREPALYAGILAVLLGWRAWKKLSARRTKARRSAPPQATPR, encoded by the coding sequence ATGGCCAAGACATCCACTTCCGTGATCGTTGCCAAGACGCTGGTGCATGCTGCCGCGCTGGCGCCGATCGCCCTGCTCGGCTGGCAGTTCTGGCAGGTATGGCAGAGCGGTAGCGACGCCCTGGGCGCCGACCCGGTGGCCGAGATCGAGCATCGCACCGGGCTGTGGGCGCTGCGTTTCCTGCTGATCACGCTGGCAATCACCCCATTGCGCCAACTGACCGGACAGGCCGTATTGATCCGCTTCCGCCGGATGCTGGGCCTGTACGCGTTCTTCTATGCCACCGTGCACCTGGCGGCTTATCTCACGTTGGACCTGCGCGGCTTCTGGACGCAGATTTTCGAAGAGATCCTTAAACGCCCCTACATCACGGTGGGATTTGCGGCATGGCTGCTGCTGATGCCGCTGGCGATTACCTCCACCCAGGGCTGGATGCGTCGGCTCAAGCGCAACTGGGGCCGCGTGCACATGCTGATCTACCCGATCGGCCTGCTGGCGGTGCTGCATTTCTGGTGGTTGGTGAAGTCCGACATCCGCGAGCCGGCGCTGTATGCCGGCATACTTGCGGTGTTACTGGGCTGGCGCGCCTGGAAAAAACTCAGCGCGCGCCGAACCAAAGCAAGGCGCTCAGCGCCGCCGCAAGCAACACCGCGCTGA
- a CDS encoding FHA domain-containing protein, which yields MRDLQVHFTHRQQPDHPLKPGVHRIVRHASGSVRVVADAQGALLLAQFCLDQRGLWLQVANGIRGIHVNGRPIRRMALLRPGDAIYADGVEMLLRSAPSTAPSDDIQEDTAGLSEVCLLLRGVGGRHHGRSFTLDRSRLVGSDAAADIVIDDPAFAAQHARLERHGDRVLIRDLGSEEGSWINGVQVRDGWLQAGDQVVFDARHRFVVEVPRTHHSTTWDLPDTEPMPPPRAVAELTRVPVKVASWPWLLLSAVLLAAALSALLWFGAR from the coding sequence GTGCGCGACCTGCAAGTTCATTTCACCCACCGGCAGCAGCCGGATCATCCCCTCAAGCCCGGCGTCCACCGGATCGTCCGTCATGCCTCCGGCAGCGTGCGGGTGGTCGCCGATGCGCAGGGCGCGTTGCTGTTGGCGCAGTTCTGCCTGGACCAACGTGGCCTGTGGCTGCAGGTGGCCAACGGCATCCGCGGCATCCACGTCAATGGCCGACCGATACGTCGCATGGCGCTGCTACGCCCGGGCGATGCGATCTATGCCGATGGGGTGGAAATGCTGCTGCGCAGTGCGCCCTCCACTGCGCCGTCCGACGATATCCAGGAAGACACGGCCGGCTTGAGCGAAGTCTGCCTGCTGCTGCGCGGTGTGGGCGGTCGTCATCACGGGCGTAGCTTCACCCTGGATCGCTCGCGTCTGGTCGGCAGCGATGCCGCCGCCGATATCGTTATCGACGACCCCGCGTTTGCTGCGCAGCACGCGCGGTTGGAGCGTCATGGCGACCGTGTGCTGATCCGCGATCTGGGTTCGGAAGAAGGCAGCTGGATCAATGGCGTGCAGGTGCGCGATGGCTGGCTGCAGGCCGGCGATCAGGTCGTGTTCGACGCGCGCCACCGGTTCGTGGTGGAAGTACCGCGTACCCACCACAGCACCACCTGGGATCTGCCCGACACAGAGCCGATGCCACCGCCGCGTGCCGTTGCCGAGCTGACGCGCGTGCCGGTGAAGGTCGCCAGTTGGCCCTGGCTGCTGCTCAGCGCGGTGTTGCTTGCGGCGGCGCTGAGCGCCTTGCTTTGGTTCGGCGCGCGCTGA
- a CDS encoding polyhydroxyalkanoic acid system family protein codes for MSSIDIRHDHSLTPAQARAAIDAAARKLTDRYGIASHWEGDTLRIAGSGVDGAIALLPQQVHVTAELGFLLSAMQPMVESEIRRLLAEKLA; via the coding sequence ATGTCCAGCATCGATATCCGCCACGACCATTCCTTGACGCCGGCCCAGGCCCGCGCGGCTATCGATGCGGCGGCGCGCAAGCTGACCGATCGCTACGGCATCGCCTCGCACTGGGAAGGCGACACCTTGCGCATCGCGGGGTCCGGCGTGGACGGGGCGATCGCGCTGCTGCCGCAGCAAGTGCACGTCACCGCCGAGCTGGGCTTCTTGCTGTCGGCCATGCAGCCGATGGTGGAATCGGAAATTCGCCGCTTGCTGGCCGAAAAATTGGCCTGA
- a CDS encoding phasin family protein, with protein sequence MTTGYDHNGNRENAAQGFQAQAEQISRRLGESAQTVWLAGLGALGRVQSEGGKLFDSLVREGAAYERTGQRKAAESVDELRGEVETQFEQARDTAMRGWDKLGKAFDERVKGVLRTLNIPEQEELENLRREVESLKAQVRANTAATKRANRTANQAAQAAGSETPGASGAGAGAATSSGNPGAFDPE encoded by the coding sequence ATGACGACCGGATACGATCACAACGGTAACCGCGAAAACGCGGCCCAGGGCTTCCAGGCGCAGGCGGAACAGATCTCGCGACGGCTCGGCGAATCGGCTCAGACCGTGTGGCTGGCCGGACTGGGCGCGCTTGGCCGCGTGCAGAGCGAAGGCGGCAAGCTGTTCGACTCACTGGTGCGCGAAGGCGCCGCCTACGAACGCACCGGGCAGCGCAAGGCGGCCGAAAGCGTTGACGAATTGCGCGGAGAAGTCGAAACCCAGTTCGAACAAGCACGCGACACCGCCATGCGCGGCTGGGACAAGCTGGGCAAGGCCTTCGACGAGCGCGTCAAAGGCGTACTGCGCACGCTCAACATCCCTGAGCAGGAAGAGCTGGAAAACCTGCGACGCGAGGTCGAATCGCTCAAGGCCCAGGTGCGTGCCAACACAGCCGCCACCAAGCGTGCCAACCGCACCGCCAACCAGGCGGCGCAAGCAGCCGGCAGCGAGACGCCGGGTGCCAGCGGTGCAGGTGCGGGGGCGGCGACCTCGTCCGGCAACCCCGGTGCGTTCGACCCTGAATAA
- a CDS encoding restriction endonuclease codes for MLMPSWILAPLAALLLWLAVCAYLWLVRRRASEVHEGVRALSTMHWRDFSAVVLRVLQDQRGWQPTQLPQDGLPSADFMMQTEHGTRLVACKHRRGYRIGVAAVNELGAMARLAGANGGVMVTESRMEREGLAASEKQSIEVLDGARLWPLLKPYLPGDVEAGVVGAARRRAIQQSVIAGAALATLAVMAVLELRPPAPAPAAPRTAVSSPVPAAVASNTPSATTAQPTPPPAAVPTPLAPVTPTAGAEPDAATMQGYQREVSKALAQTPGLMRGIWLTKETLVVDRTVEDSAAWPLICRELERYPYLRTVRVQLNPRPGVAEPVRWRQCTTI; via the coding sequence ATGCTTATGCCTTCCTGGATTTTGGCGCCTTTGGCTGCACTGCTGCTCTGGCTGGCGGTGTGTGCTTATCTCTGGTTGGTGCGACGACGCGCAAGTGAAGTGCACGAAGGCGTACGTGCGTTGTCCACCATGCATTGGCGCGATTTTTCCGCCGTGGTATTGCGCGTTCTGCAGGATCAACGCGGATGGCAGCCGACCCAGTTGCCGCAGGACGGCCTGCCCAGCGCCGATTTCATGATGCAAACCGAGCATGGCACCCGCCTGGTGGCCTGCAAGCACAGGCGCGGTTATCGCATCGGCGTGGCGGCGGTGAACGAGCTGGGCGCGATGGCGCGGCTGGCTGGCGCCAACGGCGGCGTGATGGTCACCGAAAGCCGCATGGAGCGCGAAGGTCTCGCCGCCTCGGAAAAACAATCGATCGAGGTGCTGGACGGTGCGCGCCTATGGCCGCTGCTCAAACCGTATCTGCCCGGCGATGTGGAAGCCGGCGTGGTCGGTGCGGCCCGCCGCCGCGCGATCCAACAGAGCGTGATCGCCGGTGCCGCGCTGGCCACGCTGGCAGTCATGGCGGTACTCGAACTGCGCCCGCCAGCGCCGGCACCGGCCGCACCGCGCACTGCGGTGTCCTCGCCGGTTCCTGCAGCGGTGGCTTCAAATACGCCTTCCGCGACGACAGCGCAGCCGACACCGCCGCCTGCTGCCGTACCGACGCCGCTCGCGCCAGTCACACCGACCGCCGGCGCAGAACCGGATGCCGCCACCATGCAGGGCTATCAGCGCGAGGTGTCCAAAGCGTTGGCGCAGACGCCTGGCCTGATGCGCGGCATCTGGCTGACCAAGGAGACGCTGGTAGTGGATCGCACGGTGGAAGACAGCGCGGCATGGCCGCTGATCTGCCGAGAACTGGAACGCTATCCCTACCTGCGCACGGTGCGCGTGCAACTCAACCCACGCCCGGGAGTCGCGGAGCCGGTGCGCTGGCGTCAGTGCACTACGATTTGA
- the hutC gene encoding histidine utilization repressor, whose protein sequence is MHQRIRQDLEQRIHSGDWPPGHRVPPEHELMAQYGCSRMTVNKVLGLLADAGMIERRRRTGSFVARQHPYLEQVALSIPDIEVEMTTRGHVYRFALLSRQLRNVRQRVPQERALGSTGKLLALQSVHLADGRPFALEQRVIDITTVPEALAQPFTEMAPGSWLLRNVPWTRAEHRISAISADAAQARQLQADDGAACLVIDRHTWRGDQPVTYVRQMFLGGSYDLVARFAPGMR, encoded by the coding sequence TTGCATCAGCGCATCCGCCAGGATCTGGAGCAACGCATCCATAGCGGCGACTGGCCGCCCGGGCACCGCGTGCCCCCCGAGCACGAGTTGATGGCGCAATACGGCTGTTCGCGCATGACCGTCAACAAGGTGCTCGGCTTGCTGGCCGATGCCGGCATGATCGAACGCCGTCGGCGCACCGGCTCGTTCGTGGCGCGTCAGCATCCGTATCTGGAACAGGTGGCGCTTTCGATTCCGGATATCGAAGTGGAAATGACCACGCGCGGCCACGTCTATCGTTTCGCGTTGTTGTCGCGGCAGCTGCGCAACGTCCGTCAGCGCGTGCCGCAGGAACGTGCGTTGGGCAGCACCGGCAAACTGCTGGCTTTGCAGAGCGTGCATCTGGCCGACGGCCGACCGTTTGCGCTAGAACAGCGGGTGATCGATATCACCACGGTTCCAGAGGCATTGGCGCAGCCGTTCACCGAGATGGCGCCGGGCAGCTGGCTGTTGCGCAACGTGCCATGGACGCGCGCCGAGCACCGCATCAGCGCGATCAGCGCCGACGCGGCGCAGGCCAGGCAGCTGCAGGCGGACGATGGCGCGGCCTGCCTGGTCATCGACCGTCACACCTGGCGTGGCGACCAGCCGGTCACCTACGTGCGCCAGATGTTTCTCGGCGGCTCGTACGATCTGGTGGCGCGGTTTGCGCCGGGAATGCGCTGA
- a CDS encoding formimidoylglutamate deiminase: MADQQMQVFWAARALLPDGWASGVRVAAEQGRIASVQAGATAALTDTRCDVLLPGLGNLHSHAFQRGMAGLTEVGGRSGDSFWSWRELMYRFVDRLDPDSLQAIAEQAYVEMLESGFTRVGEFHYLHHAVSGAPYAHAGEMSERIAAAAANTGIGLSLLPVFYAHSDFGGAAPSPAQRRLIHGIDGFARLLDDCRHSLKALPDAVLGLAPHSLRAVTPPQLAALVPLTDGPIHIHIAEQQREVDACLAWSGQRPVQWLLANAPVDARWCLVHATHVDAHELQAIVASGAVVGLCPITEANLGDGVFPMRAFAAAGGRFGVGSDSNVLIDAAEELRLLEYGQRLTLQARNVVAQGGVSSGRWLYDQAGIGAAQALGVAHTGIRPGAAADLVELDAAHPALLARNDDALVDSWLFAARGSAVRNVWRGGRWVVRDGRHADRARIATRFAAVLRSLLDT; encoded by the coding sequence GTGGCTGACCAACAGATGCAGGTGTTCTGGGCCGCCCGGGCGTTGTTGCCCGACGGCTGGGCGAGCGGGGTGCGGGTCGCGGCAGAGCAGGGCCGCATCGCCTCGGTGCAGGCCGGTGCCACTGCTGCCCTGACCGACACGCGCTGCGACGTGCTGTTGCCGGGCTTGGGCAATCTGCACAGCCATGCCTTCCAGCGCGGCATGGCGGGGTTGACCGAAGTCGGCGGACGCAGCGGCGACAGCTTCTGGAGCTGGCGCGAGCTGATGTACCGCTTCGTCGACCGGCTCGATCCGGACAGCCTGCAGGCGATCGCCGAACAAGCGTATGTGGAAATGCTCGAAAGCGGCTTCACCCGCGTCGGCGAATTCCACTATCTGCACCACGCCGTGAGCGGTGCGCCGTACGCGCATGCCGGCGAAATGTCCGAGCGCATCGCCGCCGCGGCCGCCAACACCGGCATCGGTCTCAGCTTGTTGCCGGTGTTCTATGCGCATTCGGATTTCGGCGGTGCCGCTCCCAGCCCGGCGCAACGCCGCCTGATTCACGGCATCGATGGTTTCGCACGCCTGCTGGACGACTGCAGACACAGCCTGAAAGCGCTGCCGGATGCGGTGCTTGGGCTGGCGCCGCACAGCCTGCGTGCGGTCACCCCGCCGCAATTGGCGGCGTTGGTGCCGCTCACCGATGGCCCCATCCACATCCATATCGCCGAACAGCAACGTGAAGTGGATGCCTGCCTGGCCTGGTCCGGGCAGCGTCCGGTGCAGTGGCTGCTGGCCAACGCGCCGGTGGATGCGCGCTGGTGTCTGGTGCACGCCACGCACGTGGATGCGCACGAACTGCAGGCGATCGTCGCCAGCGGCGCGGTCGTCGGTCTGTGCCCGATCACCGAGGCGAATCTGGGCGACGGCGTGTTCCCGATGCGGGCATTTGCCGCGGCGGGCGGACGCTTCGGCGTGGGCTCGGATTCGAATGTGCTGATCGATGCAGCCGAAGAACTGCGCCTGCTCGAATACGGCCAGCGCCTGACGCTGCAGGCGCGCAATGTAGTGGCGCAGGGTGGAGTATCCAGTGGACGCTGGCTCTACGATCAGGCCGGCATTGGCGCCGCGCAGGCGTTGGGCGTTGCGCACACCGGCATCCGTCCCGGTGCCGCGGCTGATCTGGTCGAGTTGGACGCAGCGCATCCGGCCCTGCTGGCGCGCAACGACGACGCCTTGGTAGACAGCTGGCTGTTCGCCGCGCGTGGCTCGGCGGTACGCAATGTCTGGCGCGGCGGGCGCTGGGTGGTGCGCGATGGGCGGCATGCCGATCGCGCGCGTATTGCCACGCGGTTTGCTGCGGTGCTGCGCAGCCTGCTGGACACATGA